In Apilactobacillus bombintestini, one genomic interval encodes:
- the adhP gene encoding alcohol dehydrogenase AdhP gives MKAAVVRDNSDGYVDIKDVDLRPIENGEALVQVEYCGLCHTDLHVANGDFGDQAGRIIGHEGVGRVVEIADDVDNLKVGDRVSIAWFFNGCGHCEYCLTGRETLCRQVKNAGFTVDGAMAEQVIVDAKYAVKVPEELDPVEATSLTCAGVTMYKALKVGQTKPGQWVEMVGAGGLGNLGVQFANNVFGANVVAVARGNNLEAAKKLGAKKGIDYRTENLSDKVKEETNGGAHVSVITAVNPIAFDQAINALRPDGHLVAVALPKGNMDLNIAQTVLNGIHVEGSLVGTRQDLKETFQAGAEGKVKPIVHTRKLSEINDVIDEMKNGKIVGRMVIDFTK, from the coding sequence ATGAAAGCAGCCGTAGTAAGAGATAACTCAGACGGATATGTAGACATTAAAGATGTGGACTTACGTCCTATTGAAAATGGTGAAGCATTAGTTCAAGTAGAATACTGTGGACTATGCCACACTGATTTACACGTGGCTAACGGAGATTTTGGTGATCAAGCTGGCCGTATTATTGGACACGAAGGTGTAGGTCGAGTAGTAGAAATTGCTGACGACGTAGACAACCTAAAAGTTGGTGACCGTGTTTCAATCGCATGGTTCTTTAATGGCTGTGGCCATTGTGAATACTGCTTAACTGGTCGTGAAACTTTATGTCGCCAAGTTAAGAATGCTGGATTCACTGTAGACGGTGCAATGGCAGAACAAGTAATTGTAGATGCTAAATACGCTGTTAAGGTTCCCGAAGAATTAGATCCTGTGGAAGCTACTTCCTTAACTTGTGCTGGAGTTACTATGTACAAGGCACTAAAAGTAGGTCAAACTAAACCTGGCCAATGGGTTGAAATGGTAGGTGCCGGTGGATTAGGTAACCTAGGTGTTCAATTCGCTAACAATGTTTTCGGTGCTAATGTAGTTGCAGTGGCACGTGGAAACAACCTAGAAGCAGCTAAGAAATTAGGTGCTAAGAAGGGTATTGATTACCGTACCGAAAACTTATCCGATAAGGTAAAAGAAGAAACTAACGGTGGTGCACACGTATCAGTTATTACCGCTGTTAACCCAATTGCTTTCGACCAAGCTATTAATGCATTACGTCCGGATGGACATTTAGTAGCAGTGGCTTTACCAAAAGGTAACATGGACTTAAACATTGCCCAAACTGTGCTAAACGGTATTCATGTGGAAGGTTCATTAGTAGGAACTAGACAAGATCTTAAAGAAACTTTCCAAGCAGGTGCTGAAGGCAAAGTTAAACCTATCGTACACACTAGAAAATTATCTGAAATCAACGATGTTATCGACGAAATGAAGAACGGTAAGATCGTAGGTCGTATGGTAATTGACTTTACTAAATAA
- a CDS encoding flavocytochrome c, translating into MAKYIFHPNDLKDIKPSYDVVIVGSGATGLISAIQVAELGLKPVVLEKMDKLGGNSTRASSGMNAAETSVQLKHHVVDSFADFYNDTYVGGGKTNNVELLKYFTSHAALTVDWLAQHGIELDDLTITGAMHTKRTHRPSNQAPIGGYLVTNFLQIIEKMGIEVYNLVDVTKLIKDGDAISGVEFTDKDDNVHHISTNAVILATGGFGASKEIIGKYRKDLTHYRTTNQPGATGDGLQLAKQAGAALVDMNKIQVHPTVQQDNDHAFLIGEAIRGEGAILVDNQGKRFVNELDTRQAVTDAINQLPDKHAYLVLDQNVVDHAMAVKFYDSMGMVIHGDTVADLAKAIDVDATNLEDTVEKWNQAVANQHDELGRTTGMQRPLNKAPYLAIHIAPAVHYTMGGIKINHLTQVLNAHDDVIDGLYAAGETSGGLHGDNRIGGNSIAETVVFGRQAGQQVYRYISENKK; encoded by the coding sequence ATGGCTAAGTATATTTTTCATCCGAACGATTTAAAAGATATTAAACCTAGTTACGATGTAGTAATTGTAGGTTCAGGAGCAACTGGTTTAATCAGTGCTATTCAAGTAGCAGAATTAGGATTAAAACCAGTAGTTCTAGAAAAAATGGATAAGTTAGGTGGAAATTCGACTCGTGCTTCTTCGGGGATGAATGCGGCAGAAACTTCTGTACAACTAAAGCATCATGTAGTGGATAGCTTTGCTGATTTTTATAATGACACATATGTTGGTGGTGGAAAAACTAACAACGTGGAATTATTAAAATACTTCACTAGTCATGCTGCATTGACAGTAGATTGGTTAGCTCAACATGGCATTGAATTAGATGATTTAACTATTACTGGTGCAATGCACACTAAGCGTACTCATCGCCCAAGTAACCAAGCACCTATTGGTGGTTATTTAGTCACTAATTTCCTACAAATTATCGAAAAAATGGGCATCGAAGTTTATAACTTAGTAGATGTTACTAAATTAATTAAAGATGGGGACGCCATTTCTGGAGTAGAATTTACCGATAAAGATGATAATGTTCATCATATCAGTACTAACGCTGTTATTTTAGCTACCGGTGGATTTGGTGCCAGCAAGGAAATTATTGGTAAATATCGTAAAGATTTAACTCATTACCGAACCACTAATCAACCGGGTGCGACTGGAGATGGCTTACAATTAGCTAAACAAGCCGGTGCTGCATTAGTGGATATGAATAAGATTCAAGTACATCCCACTGTGCAACAAGATAATGATCATGCTTTCTTAATTGGTGAAGCAATTCGTGGTGAAGGTGCCATTTTAGTGGATAACCAAGGAAAACGTTTTGTAAACGAATTGGATACTAGACAAGCGGTAACGGATGCTATTAATCAATTACCTGATAAACATGCTTACTTAGTCTTAGATCAAAACGTTGTAGACCATGCCATGGCGGTTAAATTCTATGATTCCATGGGTATGGTAATTCATGGTGATACCGTAGCGGATTTAGCTAAAGCTATAGATGTAGATGCCACTAATTTAGAAGATACTGTTGAAAAATGGAATCAAGCAGTGGCAAATCAACATGATGAGTTAGGTAGAACCACGGGGATGCAACGTCCATTGAATAAGGCTCCATACTTAGCTATTCATATCGCACCAGCAGTTCATTACACTATGGGTGGTATTAAGATTAATCACCTAACGCAAGTGTTAAATGCTCATGATGATGTTATTGATGGCTTGTATGCAGCGGGAGAAACTTCTGGCGGTTTACATGGTGATAACCGAATCGGTGGTAACTCCATTGCTGAAACAGTAGTATTTGGTAGACAAGCTGGACAACAAGTTTACCGCTATATTAGCGAAAACAAGAAATAA
- a CDS encoding SLC13 family permease, translating to MIRNIWLNIVKDRVLQVVSIIWLALLFLKPMNIADIDVNTIVLLFNLMLIIALIKRVGMLDYISEAIIKRVKTTRQVVMWMTMVSFISSMLVTNDVAIITLVPLYIMVAKKYELPFIYPIILITIAANLGSAVTPIGNPQNVFLVEYYKISLKQFFGHSLWLLILGLITITVLLMFCSNKEIDTSAVKNISIKNRYLLIVSALLILVLLAQFSIISIWLDLLITLLLVETINYKCIADVDYSLLLSFVGFFLIVGMISRFTWIVNMINHFTGNSIATYLTSMGSSEVISNVPTAVLISKFSGNFSAIYAGVSIGGLGTLVASLANLLAYKQVSLNLPEYSNKFIKYFLLINVIVLVLLSMVKIFFI from the coding sequence ATGATACGGAATATATGGCTAAATATCGTAAAAGATCGAGTTCTGCAAGTCGTATCGATAATTTGGTTAGCTTTATTATTTTTAAAGCCCATGAATATTGCTGATATTGATGTAAATACTATCGTTCTCTTATTTAATTTAATGTTAATCATTGCACTGATTAAGCGAGTGGGGATGCTAGATTATATAAGTGAAGCCATCATAAAACGGGTCAAAACGACAAGGCAGGTAGTTATGTGGATGACGATGGTATCATTTATCAGTTCAATGCTAGTAACCAATGATGTAGCAATTATTACATTGGTACCGTTGTATATCATGGTAGCTAAAAAGTATGAGTTGCCATTTATTTATCCGATAATATTGATTACTATTGCGGCTAATTTAGGCAGTGCAGTTACTCCTATTGGTAATCCACAAAATGTCTTTTTAGTGGAATATTATAAAATATCTCTTAAACAATTTTTTGGACACTCTTTGTGGTTGTTGATATTGGGATTAATAACTATTACAGTGCTACTTATGTTTTGTAGTAATAAGGAAATTGACACTAGTGCAGTGAAAAATATAAGTATAAAAAATCGGTATCTGTTAATAGTTTCTGCCTTATTGATTTTAGTATTGTTAGCACAATTTTCGATTATATCTATATGGTTAGATTTATTAATTACACTTTTGCTAGTAGAAACTATTAATTATAAATGTATAGCAGATGTGGATTATTCATTGTTACTTTCCTTTGTGGGATTCTTTTTGATTGTAGGGATGATCAGTCGTTTTACGTGGATAGTAAATATGATTAATCATTTTACGGGCAATTCAATTGCTACTTATCTAACATCGATGGGCAGTAGTGAAGTAATTAGTAATGTACCTACTGCTGTTTTGATTTCTAAGTTTTCTGGTAATTTCTCTGCTATATATGCAGGAGTCTCCATTGGTGGTTTAGGAACTTTGGTAGCTTCACTAGCTAATTTATTAGCATATAAACAAGTCAGTCTCAATTTACCCGAATATAGTAATAAATTTATTAAATACTTCCTCTTAATTAACGTAATTGTATTGGTATTATTATCTATGGTGAAAATATTCTTTATATAA